A genome region from Candidatus Parcubacteria bacterium includes the following:
- a CDS encoding NUDIX domain-containing protein, whose product MRIPYQVLVLPFIREGEKYYYAIFKRKDLNIWQGIAGGGDGNERPIKTMRREAFEEASIDRKSRYIRLASITAIPAVNICGLKWGKEIIMIPEFAFGIEVSSKKLKISSEHTQYIWLSCKDAINKLKYDSNKSALWELDYRLKNRNFDGIEKNVQAIKRFL is encoded by the coding sequence ATGAGAATACCATATCAAGTCTTAGTACTTCCCTTTATAAGAGAAGGAGAAAAATATTATTACGCAATATTCAAAAGGAAAGATTTAAATATATGGCAAGGTATTGCGGGAGGAGGTGATGGGAATGAAAGACCCATTAAAACTATGAGGAGAGAGGCATTTGAGGAAGCATCTATTGATAGAAAGTCACGTTATATCAGGTTGGCATCTATCACTGCCATACCGGCTGTAAATATTTGTGGATTAAAATGGGGAAAAGAAATTATTATGATTCCGGAATTTGCATTTGGCATTGAGGTATCTTCAAAGAAGCTAAAAATTAGTAGCGAACATACTCAATATATATGGCTTAGTTGCAAAGATGCCATAAACAAACTAAAATACGACAGCAATAAATCAGCGCTTTGGGAATTAGACTACCGGTTGAAAAACAGGAATTTTGATGGCATAGAAAAAAATGTCCAAGCCATAAAAAGGTTTTTATAG